The Desulfuromonas versatilis genome has a segment encoding these proteins:
- a CDS encoding QcrA and Rieske domain-containing protein: protein MKRRDWLVRTLSWGFGGTALGMLGWMFGDVWLAAGRFSTAHWTRLTDADTISGEAVVPFPAQRVALVRREALVGAVSLECTHLGCLVNVMDQGFYCPCHGSEFGPLGEVWSGPAPTPLQWHEVRVSRGQLWIHSGQKLDAPHWVQLPPSQQNAEV from the coding sequence ATGAAGCGGCGCGACTGGCTGGTACGTACCCTCTCGTGGGGATTCGGCGGCACGGCTTTGGGGATGCTGGGCTGGATGTTCGGCGATGTCTGGCTCGCCGCGGGGCGGTTTTCCACCGCTCACTGGACCCGCCTGACCGATGCGGACACCATCTCCGGAGAAGCGGTGGTCCCCTTCCCTGCCCAGCGGGTCGCCCTGGTCAGACGCGAGGCGTTGGTGGGCGCGGTCAGCCTGGAGTGCACGCACCTGGGCTGCCTGGTCAATGTCATGGATCAGGGTTTTTATTGCCCCTGCCACGGCAGCGAATTCGGCCCACTGGGGGAGGTCTGGTCGGGACCGGCGCCGACCCCGCTGCAATGGCACGAGGTGCGGGTCAGCCGTGGCCAGCTCTGGATCCACTCGGGACAGAAGCTGGACGCTCCCCACTGGGTCCAGCTGCCGCCATCCCAGCAGAATGCGGAGGTCTGA
- a CDS encoding cytochrome b N-terminal domain-containing protein, whose translation MAQSRRNFLHHLHPVRINRRTLHPATTLGLGVAGLTCLAVLLLSGLTLFLYYVPEQAVAYERILHITTTLPYGRLLRNLHYVAANGLLILAALHLTRVFLTGSYKERSLNWIYGLVLLMLILVANFTGYLLPWDQISYWAIKVGASLAAYFPLVGPGISRFFLGGDQVGEETLLRSFALHASVLPLLLLVFTALHLWRIRKDGGLAAPPQDESQKLPAGPWLYRAETAVALLTLAALIALALVLDAPLHERADPLHPPNPAKAPWYFVGFQEMVSWSATFGGVVAPLVIGLFLLFAPWFDHSRSHPGLWFARDRWGPNLAFITLALSQIAFIAVGLWLRGKNWQLQLPF comes from the coding sequence ATGGCGCAAAGCAGAAGAAACTTCCTGCACCACCTGCATCCTGTGCGGATCAACCGCCGCACCCTGCATCCCGCAACCACCCTGGGGCTTGGGGTTGCCGGACTGACCTGCCTGGCGGTGTTATTGCTCAGCGGACTGACCCTGTTTCTCTATTACGTTCCCGAGCAGGCTGTGGCCTATGAACGGATCCTGCACATCACCACCACGCTACCTTACGGCAGGCTGCTGCGCAACCTCCACTACGTCGCCGCCAACGGCCTGCTGATTCTCGCCGCCCTGCACCTGACGAGGGTCTTTCTCACCGGCAGCTACAAAGAGCGCAGCCTCAACTGGATATACGGGTTGGTCCTGCTGATGCTGATTCTGGTGGCGAACTTTACCGGCTATCTGCTCCCCTGGGACCAGATCTCCTACTGGGCGATCAAGGTCGGCGCAAGCCTTGCCGCCTACTTCCCGCTGGTCGGGCCCGGGATAAGCCGCTTCTTCCTGGGCGGCGACCAGGTCGGCGAAGAGACCCTGCTGCGCTCGTTCGCCCTGCACGCCAGCGTGCTGCCCCTTCTGCTGCTGGTCTTTACCGCCCTGCATCTCTGGCGCATCCGCAAGGACGGGGGGCTGGCCGCCCCGCCCCAGGACGAGAGCCAGAAGCTGCCTGCTGGCCCCTGGCTTTACCGGGCGGAAACTGCCGTGGCCCTGCTGACCCTGGCGGCCTTGATTGCCCTGGCCCTGGTGCTTGACGCCCCGCTGCATGAGCGGGCCGATCCCCTGCACCCGCCCAACCCGGCCAAGGCGCCCTGGTACTTCGTCGGATTTCAGGAGATGGTCAGCTGGTCGGCCACCTTCGGCGGAGTCGTCGCACCGCTGGTCATCGGCCTGTTTCTGTTGTTTGCCCCCTGGTTCGACCACAGCCGCAGCCACCCGGGGCTCTGGTTTGCCAGGGATCGCTGGGGCCCTAACCTGGCATTTATCACCCTGGCATTGAGCCAGATCGCCTTTATCGCCGTCGGGCTGTGGCTGCGCGGCAAGAACTGGCAGCTGCAGCTCCCCTTCTAA
- a CDS encoding PCYCGC domain-containing protein: MRTFNIFSLLTLLVLLTAAPALALSDSQQKEFDRIMNLSMADLTGEASELLEKKYPDEDWDQWKFPQYVFTNESVEVGYMIAVKQPRLIEKFNCYCFCDAMGHKSLLDCFVKKGFFGQKYDDHAANCNICYGQAMMAFLWAELGATDDTIKAGFDKKFARLLQQQQQK; the protein is encoded by the coding sequence ATGAGAACATTTAACATTTTTTCTCTTCTGACGCTTCTGGTTCTGCTGACCGCCGCGCCGGCCCTGGCCCTTTCCGATTCCCAGCAGAAGGAGTTCGACCGGATCATGAACCTGTCCATGGCCGATCTCACCGGCGAAGCCTCCGAGCTTCTCGAGAAGAAGTATCCCGACGAGGACTGGGACCAGTGGAAGTTCCCCCAGTACGTGTTCACCAACGAATCGGTGGAAGTCGGCTACATGATCGCCGTCAAGCAGCCACGCCTCATTGAGAAGTTCAACTGCTACTGCTTCTGCGACGCCATGGGCCACAAGAGCCTGCTCGACTGCTTTGTCAAAAAGGGCTTTTTCGGGCAGAAGTACGATGACCACGCCGCCAACTGCAACATCTGCTACGGTCAGGCAATGATGGCCTTTCTCTGGGCGGAGCTCGGGGCGACGGACGACACCATCAAGGCGGGATTCGACAAAAAGTTCGCCCGCCTGCTCCAGCAGCAACAGCAGAAATAA
- a CDS encoding M1 family metallopeptidase yields MKTPIAALFVLVLLCLSPASATSSSGPEALPAYDLDIRLEPGNGTLQGIATLRIASTQTTTLQLTLAESCRVSAVAVNGGAVPFSFSGGLLNIALPPVNPEGQLRIRIDYQGRFLDHPPEAPLHAEDPTYGVAASIGPAGTFLSGGAAWYPVLPGQTALFKVRVRAPEGYHALTSGRRAEQVAGGESYSVWETNTPLPSLSLAAGPYQVWEEMVDQVPVYAYFYPRSGELAQTYLEATRRYLFMYQKLFGPYPFEKFAVVENFFPTGYGFPSWTLLGSSVVRLPFIVETSLGHEIAHSWWGTGVRADYRQGNWAEGLTTYLADHYFKELSSAEEAREYRINILRDYASLVHPGNEFPLSRFSSRDSKASQSIGYGKAAMVFHMLRMKIGEDDFWSGLRRMAEKFMFREASWKDFASVFGEVSGRDLKGFFEQWVSRRGAPVLKLEGVAAARADQGWLVTGTLVQQGDAYDLEIRLRLETPGGAIDRVITANTSQSPFSITSPEMPDRLIVDPQADLFRRLDPVEIPPTVNAIRGSTNLLVVVAEHLSEQTRQAALDLLAAMRQEAAKTVAEGAVGPGDLAGRDVLFIGPPTNPQIRPPTPEGLAYGPGFFSLEGERYQSAGAALFAALPHPADSSRVTALFLPLSADAAAAAVRKIPHYGKYSYLAFDNGNNRTKGTWPVAAAPTTHLFSEENRP; encoded by the coding sequence ATGAAAACTCCGATTGCCGCCCTTTTCGTCCTCGTGCTGCTGTGTCTTAGCCCCGCCTCCGCCACCTCCTCTTCCGGGCCGGAGGCGCTCCCGGCTTACGATCTGGACATCCGTCTAGAGCCTGGAAACGGCACCCTGCAGGGCATCGCGACCCTTCGCATCGCCTCAACCCAAACCACCACCCTGCAACTGACGTTGGCCGAAAGCTGCAGGGTCAGCGCTGTTGCGGTCAATGGCGGTGCCGTTCCGTTCAGCTTCAGCGGCGGACTGCTGAACATTGCCCTGCCCCCGGTGAATCCCGAAGGTCAGTTGCGAATCCGCATCGACTACCAGGGGCGGTTTCTCGATCATCCTCCCGAGGCCCCACTACACGCGGAAGACCCGACCTACGGGGTCGCCGCATCCATCGGCCCGGCCGGCACCTTTCTATCCGGCGGCGCCGCCTGGTACCCTGTGCTGCCAGGACAAACCGCCCTGTTCAAGGTCAGGGTCCGGGCCCCCGAGGGGTACCACGCTCTCACCTCGGGCCGCCGCGCCGAGCAGGTCGCTGGGGGCGAGAGTTATTCGGTGTGGGAGACGAACACTCCCCTGCCCTCTCTGAGCCTGGCCGCAGGCCCCTACCAGGTGTGGGAAGAGATGGTCGACCAGGTTCCCGTCTACGCCTATTTCTACCCCCGCAGCGGGGAGTTGGCGCAAACCTACCTGGAGGCGACCCGCCGCTACCTGTTCATGTATCAGAAGTTGTTCGGGCCCTACCCCTTCGAAAAATTCGCAGTGGTGGAAAACTTCTTTCCCACCGGCTACGGCTTTCCCTCCTGGACCCTGCTCGGCTCGAGCGTGGTGCGCCTGCCCTTTATCGTCGAAACCAGCCTGGGCCACGAGATCGCCCATTCCTGGTGGGGGACCGGGGTGCGTGCCGATTACCGCCAGGGCAACTGGGCCGAGGGCCTCACCACCTACCTGGCCGATCACTACTTCAAGGAACTCTCCTCGGCGGAAGAGGCCAGGGAATACCGCATCAATATCCTGCGTGACTACGCCTCCCTGGTACACCCCGGCAATGAGTTCCCCCTGAGCCGGTTCAGCAGCCGGGACAGCAAAGCGAGCCAGTCCATCGGTTACGGTAAGGCGGCCATGGTTTTTCACATGCTGCGAATGAAAATCGGCGAGGACGATTTTTGGTCGGGGTTGCGGCGGATGGCAGAAAAGTTCATGTTCCGTGAAGCCTCATGGAAGGATTTCGCCTCGGTTTTCGGCGAAGTCTCAGGCCGGGACCTGAAAGGCTTTTTCGAACAATGGGTCAGCCGGCGGGGGGCGCCCGTGCTGAAACTGGAAGGGGTCGCTGCAGCCCGCGCTGACCAGGGATGGCTGGTGACGGGGACGCTGGTGCAGCAAGGGGATGCCTACGACCTGGAGATCCGCCTGCGCCTGGAGACCCCGGGAGGGGCAATCGATCGGGTGATCACCGCCAATACGTCCCAATCGCCCTTTTCCATAACCAGCCCGGAGATGCCTGACCGGCTGATCGTCGACCCGCAGGCGGATCTGTTCCGGCGCCTCGACCCGGTGGAAATACCCCCGACGGTCAACGCCATCCGCGGCTCGACCAACCTGCTGGTGGTGGTCGCCGAGCACCTTTCGGAGCAGACCCGCCAGGCCGCCCTGGACCTGCTGGCGGCCATGCGCCAGGAAGCTGCGAAGACCGTTGCCGAAGGCGCGGTTGGTCCCGGCGACCTGGCAGGCCGGGACGTGCTTTTCATCGGCCCGCCGACAAACCCGCAGATCCGTCCTCCTACCCCCGAGGGCCTGGCCTATGGTCCGGGCTTTTTCAGCCTCGAGGGTGAGCGCTACCAAAGCGCTGGAGCGGCCCTGTTCGCCGCCCTGCCCCACCCTGCCGACAGCAGCCGGGTGACGGCCTTGTTTCTGCCGCTTTCCGCCGATGCCGCAGCCGCGGCGGTGCGCAAGATCCCCCATTACGGCAAGTACAGTTACCTGGCCTTCGACAACGGCAACAACCGTACCAAGGGGACCTGGCCGGTTGCCGCTGCGCCGACCACTCACCTGTTCAGCGAGGAGAACCGTCCATGA
- a CDS encoding ChaN family lipoprotein, translated as MRRSTLFLGLCLLLTWAAPVFGHPHILDTQSRQEVEFSELVDDLSNTRLVFIGELHDHDGHHQAQLEIIRTLHEAGVALAIGLEMFRSDSQDQLDLWVANHLTERKFKAIYEQNWSMWERYRDIFVYARDFEVPMVGLNISRDITRQVAEEGFASLSADQSQELKGIACNVDPAYMDYIRRAMGGHGNHGKSFVYFCEAQLVWDSIMAKNLAEYLEQNPERTIVVLAGSGHNWKYGIPSQLQEYHPYPYKVILPEIIGRVDRTNATATDADYLWLDVGEDGWSAP; from the coding sequence ATGAGGAGATCAACCCTGTTCCTCGGCCTGTGCCTGTTACTGACCTGGGCCGCGCCGGTTTTCGGGCATCCGCATATTCTGGATACCCAGAGCAGGCAGGAGGTCGAATTTTCCGAGCTCGTCGACGACCTGAGCAACACCAGGCTGGTTTTCATCGGCGAACTGCATGACCACGACGGCCACCACCAGGCGCAACTGGAAATTATCCGCACCCTGCATGAGGCTGGCGTAGCGCTGGCCATCGGCCTGGAGATGTTCCGCAGCGACAGCCAGGACCAGCTCGACCTCTGGGTGGCCAACCACCTGACCGAGCGCAAGTTCAAGGCGATCTACGAGCAGAACTGGAGCATGTGGGAAAGGTACCGGGACATTTTCGTCTATGCCCGGGATTTCGAGGTTCCGATGGTGGGGCTCAACATTTCGCGGGATATTACCAGGCAGGTCGCCGAGGAGGGCTTCGCTTCGTTGTCAGCGGATCAGAGCCAGGAGCTCAAGGGGATCGCCTGCAATGTCGACCCGGCTTACATGGACTACATCCGCCGCGCCATGGGCGGCCACGGCAACCACGGCAAATCGTTCGTCTATTTCTGCGAGGCGCAGCTGGTGTGGGACAGCATCATGGCGAAAAACCTGGCCGAGTACCTCGAACAGAACCCGGAGCGCACCATCGTAGTGCTGGCCGGCAGCGGACATAACTGGAAGTACGGCATCCCGAGTCAGCTCCAGGAATACCACCCCTATCCCTACAAGGTGATCCTGCCGGAGATCATCGGCCGGGTGGACCGGACCAACGCCACCGCCACCGACGCCGACTACCTGTGGCTGGACGTCGGGGAGGACGGCTGGTCCGCCCCCTGA
- a CDS encoding ExeA family protein codes for MYLDFFGFKEKPFTITPNPRFIFLSKNHKEVFAHLLYGIQDHCGFIAVTGEVGTGKTTVLRTLLGELDEDAYKVAFIFNPCLSSLDLLRSINREYGIQADSTSHSDLLHALNQFLLTRRAEGRSVVLVIDEAQNLEPQVLEQIRLLSNLETDTDKLIQIVLVGQPELGELLSRNELRQLNQRITVRYHLNTMDFQDSCDYISHRIRVAGGSHQQVFGSAALKKIYRFSGGLPRLINILCDRALLVGYAEGCREVTGRMVDAAITEVDNRPRSFLRKLFGGFLS; via the coding sequence ATGTATCTTGATTTTTTTGGATTCAAGGAAAAACCCTTCACAATTACGCCTAATCCCCGCTTTATTTTCCTGAGCAAAAACCACAAGGAAGTCTTCGCCCACCTGCTCTACGGCATCCAGGATCATTGCGGGTTCATCGCGGTCACCGGGGAGGTCGGTACGGGCAAGACCACGGTTCTGCGCACCCTGTTGGGGGAGCTGGACGAGGATGCCTACAAGGTGGCATTTATCTTCAATCCCTGCCTTTCATCCCTGGATCTTCTGCGCAGCATCAATCGCGAGTACGGCATCCAGGCGGATTCCACCAGCCATTCGGATCTGCTGCATGCCCTGAACCAGTTCCTGCTGACCCGACGCGCCGAAGGGCGCTCGGTCGTGCTGGTGATCGATGAGGCCCAGAACCTCGAACCCCAGGTGCTCGAGCAGATTCGCCTGCTCTCCAACCTCGAAACGGATACCGACAAGCTGATCCAGATCGTGCTGGTCGGCCAGCCCGAACTCGGCGAGCTGCTCTCACGCAACGAACTGCGCCAGCTCAACCAGCGGATTACCGTCCGTTATCATCTGAACACCATGGATTTCCAGGATAGCTGCGATTATATCAGCCATCGCATCCGAGTGGCCGGCGGCTCCCATCAACAGGTTTTCGGCAGTGCGGCGCTAAAGAAGATCTACCGGTTCTCGGGTGGGCTGCCCCGGCTGATCAATATCCTCTGCGATCGGGCGCTGCTGGTCGGATATGCCGAGGGATGTCGCGAGGTGACCGGCAGGATGGTCGATGCGGCCATCACCGAAGTCGACAACCGCCCCCGGTCGTTTCTGCGCAAGCTGTTCGGCGGTTTTCTGAGCTGA
- the glgP gene encoding alpha-glucan family phosphorylase, whose product MSDWKSFTHEPKIAYFSMEIGLSTDIPTYSGGLGILAGDTIKSAADLKLPMVAVTLASRKGYFRQKLATDGWQQEFFVEWKPESRMELLPAKTLVSIENRDVKIQAWLYRVKSPTGGEVPVLFLDTDIPGNMEEDRRITDQLYGGDLEYRLKQEIVLGIGGARLLSVLGFTIKKFHLNEGHASLLTLELLAKARLPVEDTWDERASWETRRVMEQCVFTTHTPVEAGHDRFPYPLVKRVLGEPVPFPLLQELAGQKELNMTVLAMNLSRFVNGVAKKHGEISKSLFPGFEIHAITNGIHPFTWASPYFVALYDQYLPSWANEPELLVRVDNIPDEEIWEAHSGAKAYLFQYIEETTGVKLDPEILTIGFARRSATYKRGDLIFSDPDRLARIGEGKLQLVFGGKAHPSDVPGKQVIQQIFKHMDQLRGKVKAVYLENYNMDVAYRLIPGVDLWLNNPIRPLEASGTSGMKAALNGVPNFSILDGWWIEGHIEGVTGWSIGPPPTESSLTANDSKEDVNDLYSKLEQVILPLYYDDRPGWIRTMKNAIGKNAYYFNTHAMLRRYVTEAYIR is encoded by the coding sequence ATGAGCGACTGGAAGAGCTTCACCCACGAACCGAAAATCGCCTATTTCTCCATGGAGATAGGTTTGTCTACCGACATCCCCACCTACAGCGGCGGACTCGGCATCCTCGCCGGAGATACCATCAAAAGCGCGGCGGATCTCAAACTGCCGATGGTGGCCGTCACCCTGGCCAGCCGCAAGGGCTATTTCCGCCAGAAACTCGCGACCGATGGCTGGCAACAGGAATTTTTCGTCGAATGGAAGCCCGAGTCGCGGATGGAGCTGCTGCCGGCCAAGACCCTGGTGTCCATTGAGAACCGGGACGTGAAAATCCAGGCCTGGCTGTACCGGGTGAAAAGCCCGACCGGCGGTGAAGTTCCGGTGCTGTTCCTGGACACCGATATCCCGGGGAACATGGAGGAGGACCGCCGGATAACCGATCAGCTCTACGGTGGCGACCTCGAATACCGGCTGAAACAGGAGATCGTCCTCGGCATCGGCGGCGCCAGGCTGCTCAGCGTACTCGGCTTCACCATCAAGAAATTCCACCTGAATGAGGGGCACGCGAGCCTGCTGACCCTTGAGTTGCTGGCCAAGGCCCGTTTACCGGTGGAGGACACCTGGGACGAACGGGCCTCCTGGGAGACCCGCCGGGTCATGGAGCAGTGCGTCTTCACCACCCACACGCCGGTGGAGGCGGGCCACGACCGCTTCCCCTACCCCCTGGTCAAGCGGGTCCTGGGCGAACCCGTCCCCTTCCCCCTGCTGCAGGAGCTGGCCGGGCAGAAAGAGCTGAACATGACCGTCCTGGCGATGAACCTGAGCCGCTTCGTCAACGGCGTCGCCAAGAAGCATGGGGAGATTTCCAAATCCCTTTTCCCGGGTTTCGAAATCCACGCCATCACCAACGGCATCCACCCATTCACCTGGGCCTCACCCTACTTCGTCGCCCTGTACGACCAATACCTGCCGAGTTGGGCCAACGAACCTGAACTGCTGGTGCGGGTGGACAATATTCCCGACGAGGAGATCTGGGAAGCCCACTCCGGGGCCAAGGCCTACCTGTTCCAGTACATCGAAGAAACCACCGGGGTAAAGCTCGACCCGGAAATCCTGACCATCGGCTTCGCCAGGCGCTCGGCCACCTACAAGCGGGGGGATCTGATCTTCAGCGACCCGGATCGTCTCGCCCGGATCGGCGAAGGGAAGTTGCAGCTGGTTTTCGGGGGCAAGGCCCACCCCTCCGACGTGCCCGGCAAGCAGGTCATCCAGCAGATATTCAAGCACATGGATCAATTGCGGGGAAAGGTCAAGGCCGTCTACCTGGAAAACTACAACATGGATGTCGCCTACCGCCTCATTCCCGGAGTGGACCTGTGGCTGAACAACCCCATCCGTCCCCTGGAGGCCTCAGGCACCAGCGGGATGAAGGCAGCCCTGAACGGCGTACCCAATTTCAGCATTCTCGACGGCTGGTGGATTGAGGGGCATATCGAAGGGGTCACCGGGTGGTCCATCGGCCCCCCTCCTACCGAGTCATCCTTGACGGCCAACGATTCGAAAGAGGACGTCAATGACCTCTATTCCAAGCTGGAACAGGTGATCCTCCCCTTGTATTACGACGACCGGCCCGGCTGGATACGAACCATGAAAAACGCTATCGGTAAAAATGCCTACTATTTCAACACCCACGCCATGCTCAGGCGCTATGTGACCGAAGCCTACATTCGCTGA
- a CDS encoding GSU3473 family protein, with product MLIRIMYPDRGQDMVKPFLLSQLIDKNLIRKFKRSSGWVDVRCDPIRGQSKRLYLGHERRAREQ from the coding sequence ATGCTTATCCGAATCATGTACCCCGATCGCGGCCAGGATATGGTCAAGCCCTTCCTGCTGAGCCAGCTGATTGACAAAAACCTGATCCGCAAATTCAAACGCTCGAGTGGTTGGGTCGACGTTCGTTGCGATCCCATCCGTGGACAAAGCAAACGGTTGTACCTCGGTCACGAGCGGCGGGCGCGGGAACAGTAG
- a CDS encoding GSU3473 family protein: MLIKVLFKNGKQERVTPKYLDHLINLQQVARFERTEGWITPGLDPTRAMKSKPYRGRERRTTW; the protein is encoded by the coding sequence ATGCTGATCAAGGTGCTTTTTAAGAACGGTAAGCAGGAGAGGGTTACGCCGAAATACCTGGACCACCTGATCAATCTGCAGCAGGTGGCAAGGTTCGAAAGGACCGAAGGGTGGATTACCCCCGGGCTTGACCCGACCCGGGCGATGAAAAGCAAACCTTACCGGGGACGGGAGCGGCGCACGACCTGGTAG
- a CDS encoding adenine phosphoribosyltransferase produces the protein MEELKNIIRDIPDFPKKGIVFKDITTLLADGRSFHRMVDLIAHRYLGQKIDQVVGVEARGFILGSALAYKLGTGVTLVRKPGKLPYKTRRKTYELEYGTDTLEIHEDAFKPGARVIIADDLLATGGTMAAVLDLVEDLGAEVVECAFMAELEFLEGRKRLPEGKVYSLLQF, from the coding sequence GTGGAAGAGTTGAAAAATATCATCCGGGACATCCCCGACTTTCCCAAAAAGGGGATCGTGTTCAAGGACATCACCACCCTGCTGGCCGATGGGCGGAGTTTCCATCGCATGGTCGATCTTATCGCCCATCGCTACCTCGGGCAGAAAATCGACCAGGTTGTCGGCGTTGAGGCCCGCGGCTTCATCCTGGGTTCGGCCCTGGCCTACAAACTCGGTACCGGGGTGACCCTGGTGCGCAAGCCGGGGAAGTTGCCCTACAAGACCCGCCGCAAAACCTATGAGTTGGAATACGGCACCGACACGCTGGAGATCCACGAAGATGCCTTCAAGCCCGGAGCACGGGTGATCATCGCCGATGACCTGCTGGCCACCGGCGGGACCATGGCCGCCGTGCTCGACCTGGTGGAGGATCTCGGGGCCGAAGTCGTGGAATGCGCCTTCATGGCCGAACTCGAGTTTCTCGAAGGGCGTAAGCGCCTTCCGGAGGGGAAGGTCTACAGCCTGTTACAGTTCTGA
- a CDS encoding sigma-70 family RNA polymerase sigma factor, whose amino-acid sequence MDETIYDYDDMDLDRDAAEEDDNPEDFTPSEEDQAEDDEKEEEEQEHQYDDHSDDAIKLYLKEIQKTNLLTAEEERELARRISQGDKSARDRMIESNLRLVVKIAKRYMNRGLPFLDLIEEGNMGLIKAVERFKLSKECRFSTYATWWIRQSIERALVNQSRTIRLPVHVSDDINKLIKISRELVHKFNREPQVNELAEAMGVQPSYVRRLMVLVKKTYSIEHPMGENNDYSLMDTIEDPSAVDPSTLIEDLNKYAHVAEWLGTLSENEREILTLRFGLDDREPQTLDTIGRRFGVTRERIRQIEAKSLEKLRKIREEKSAVGIAEAQGEDD is encoded by the coding sequence ATGGACGAAACGATCTACGACTACGACGATATGGACCTCGATCGCGACGCCGCCGAAGAGGATGATAACCCTGAGGACTTCACCCCCTCCGAGGAGGACCAGGCCGAGGACGACGAAAAGGAAGAAGAGGAGCAGGAGCACCAGTACGACGACCATTCGGACGATGCCATCAAGCTCTATCTCAAGGAGATCCAGAAGACCAACCTGTTGACCGCCGAAGAGGAGCGGGAGCTTGCCCGGAGGATTTCCCAGGGGGACAAGTCCGCCCGCGACCGGATGATCGAATCCAACCTGCGGCTGGTGGTGAAAATCGCCAAGCGCTACATGAATCGCGGTCTGCCATTCCTCGATCTGATCGAGGAGGGGAACATGGGGCTCATCAAGGCGGTCGAACGGTTCAAGTTGAGCAAGGAGTGCCGTTTTTCCACCTACGCAACCTGGTGGATCCGCCAGTCCATCGAGCGGGCCCTGGTCAACCAGAGCCGCACCATCCGCCTGCCGGTGCATGTCTCGGATGACATCAACAAGCTGATCAAGATCAGCCGCGAACTGGTGCACAAATTCAACCGCGAACCCCAGGTAAACGAGCTGGCGGAAGCCATGGGAGTTCAACCGAGCTATGTCAGACGCCTCATGGTGCTGGTCAAGAAGACCTACTCCATCGAGCACCCCATGGGGGAGAACAACGATTACAGCCTCATGGATACCATCGAGGACCCCTCCGCCGTGGACCCCTCGACGCTTATCGAGGATCTCAACAAGTACGCGCACGTGGCCGAGTGGCTGGGAACGCTCAGCGAAAACGAGAGAGAGATCCTTACCCTGCGCTTTGGACTGGATGATCGCGAGCCCCAAACCCTCGACACCATCGGCCGTCGCTTTGGGGTGACTCGCGAACGCATCCGCCAGATCGAGGCGAAAAGTCTCGAAAAGCTCAGAAAAATCCGGGAAGAAAAAAGCGCTGTCGGAATCGCAGAGGCCCAGGGCGAAGACGATTGA
- a CDS encoding murein hydrolase activator EnvC family protein, with protein MSKGIEIAAAPGSAVQSSAAGQVIYSGNGVKGFGNLIILKHDDSFYTVYGYNQSNLVKAGTFVGQGQKIALSGRPPSGGNPRLHFEIRHGKQAVDPIFYLP; from the coding sequence GTGAGCAAAGGGATCGAGATTGCCGCCGCGCCGGGGTCGGCCGTTCAGTCATCGGCGGCCGGGCAGGTCATCTACAGCGGCAACGGAGTCAAGGGTTTCGGCAACCTGATCATTCTCAAGCACGACGATTCCTTCTACACGGTTTACGGGTATAATCAGTCGAATCTGGTCAAGGCCGGGACGTTTGTCGGCCAGGGGCAGAAAATCGCTCTTTCGGGAAGGCCACCAAGCGGAGGGAACCCTCGGCTTCATTTTGAAATCCGCCATGGCAAACAGGCGGTCGACCCCATTTTTTACTTGCCTTGA
- a CDS encoding YqaA family protein, which translates to MQLVRRLYDWVLHWAETPYGVPALFLLAFAESSFFPIPPDVLLITLCIALPAGAFRFALIASVGSVLGGVAGYGIGYSLWGVVDSYFFNYVPGFTEEVFARVQGLFSAYDFLTVFTAGFTPIPYKVITIGAGAFKINFPVFILASAVSRSLRFYLVGWLIYRYGPAIREFIEKYFNLLTIVFMVLLVGGVLVFKFVF; encoded by the coding sequence ATGCAACTGGTGCGGAGGCTCTACGACTGGGTTCTGCATTGGGCCGAAACCCCCTATGGGGTCCCGGCCCTTTTCCTGTTGGCGTTTGCCGAATCTTCCTTCTTCCCCATCCCCCCCGATGTCCTGCTGATCACCCTGTGCATCGCCCTGCCTGCCGGGGCCTTCCGTTTTGCCCTTATCGCCTCGGTCGGGTCGGTGCTCGGCGGGGTTGCAGGGTATGGGATCGGCTACAGCCTTTGGGGCGTGGTCGACAGCTACTTCTTCAATTATGTGCCGGGCTTCACCGAGGAGGTTTTCGCCAGGGTGCAGGGGCTGTTTTCGGCGTATGATTTTCTGACGGTTTTCACCGCCGGGTTTACCCCCATCCCCTACAAGGTGATCACCATTGGCGCCGGGGCCTTCAAGATCAACTTCCCCGTATTTATCCTCGCCTCCGCGGTCAGTCGGAGCCTGAGGTTTTACCTGGTGGGCTGGCTGATATACCGCTATGGGCCTGCGATACGCGAGTTCATCGAAAAATATTTCAACCTGCTGACGATCGTTTTCATGGTTCTGCTGGTCGGCGGGGTTCTGGTATTCAAATTCGTCTTCTGA